The Impatiens glandulifera chromosome 8, dImpGla2.1, whole genome shotgun sequence genome includes a window with the following:
- the LOC124911960 gene encoding putative protease Do-like 14: protein MRNTILKWFPTSNKSSLLRSLVLSASTAAAGSGLYFYSNIDTDPTRPSLWISVTIPKHDHPSWWPWRTWGPMFLHPSFNSPGNVPLFFSRSGGDIPPPADTSKEAKGCNGCFSRDSIANAAAITGPAVVNLSVSQDLHGVTLGKSVGSGTIIDSDGTILTCAHLVVSHHGLSTKVGKVDVTLQDGRTFEGKLINADLHSDIAIVKIDSKTPLPSAKLGTSSNLRPGDWVLAMGCPLSLQNTVTAGIVSCVDRKSSDLGIGGMRREYLQTDCAINSGNSGGPLVSIDGEVVGVNIMKIRAADGLSFSVPIDSVVTIIQHFKKRGMVVRPWLGLKMIDLNEMIIAQLKERDDSFPDVTNGVLVPMVTPGSPADRAGFLPGDVVVQFNGKPVGSIKEIVDLMGDQVGIPLKAVVMRRAGENSITLTVIPEEANPSV, encoded by the exons ATGAGAAATACTATTCTG AAGTGGTTTCCTACATCCAACAAAAGCTCTCTTCTTCGATCTCTCGTTTTGTCTGCTTCTACTGCTGCTGCTGGATCCGGTCTTTATTTCTATTCAAACATTGACACAGACCCAACAA gaccatccttatgGATTTCTGTTACTATCCCAAAGCATGATCATCCATCTTGGTGGCCATGGAGAACTTGGGGACCAAtgtttcttcatccctcttttAATTCCCCAG GAAATGTGCCATTGTTTTTCTCTAGGTCTGGAGGAGATATTCCACCACCTGCAGATACGAGCAAAGAAGCTAAAGGTTGTAATGGGTGCTTCAGTAGAGATTCAATTGCCAATGCTGCTGCGATAACTGGTCCTGCTGTAGTTAATTTGTCTGTCTCACAAG ATTTACACGGAGTTACCTTGGGAAAGAGTGTTGGTTCTGGTACCATAATCGATTCTGATGGTACTATATTGACTTGCGCTCATTTGGTTGTGAGTCATCATGGCTTATCAACCAAAGTGGGGAAG GTTGATGTAACATTACAAGATggtaggacatttgaaggaaaattGATCAACGCGGACTTGCACTCTGATATTGCAATAGTGAAGATCGACTCCAAAACCCCGCTTCCATCTGCAAAACTTGGCACTTCAAGCAACCTTCGTCCTGGAGATTGGGTGCTTGCAATGGGGTGTCCTCTTTCCCTTCAGAATACTGTTACAGCTGGTATTGTGAG TTGTGTTGATCGCAAAAGCAGCGACTTGGGTATTGGAGGAATGCGGAGGGAATACTTACAGACTGATTGTGCTATTAATTCT GGTAATTCGGGTGGACCTCTTGTAAGCATTGATGGTGAGGTTGTAGGTGTGAACATTATGAAAATAAGGGCTGCTGATGGATTGAGCTTTTCTGTACCAATTGATTCCGTTGTGACAATTATTCAACATTTCAAGAAAAGAGG GATGGTTGTGAGACCTTGGCTTGGATTGAAAATGATTGATCTTAATGAAATGATTATTGCTCAACTAAAGGAAAGGGACGACTCTTTCCCAGATGTGACTAATGGTGTCCTTGTACCTATG GTAACACCAGGCTCACCTGCTGACAGAGCGGGATTTCTCCCAGGTGATGTTGTTGTTCAATTCAATGGCAAGCCTGTTGGAAGCATCAAAGAG ATTGTTGACCTGATGGGAGATCAAGTTGGGATACCCTTAAAAGCAGTTGTAATGAGAAGAGCTGGTGAGAATTCTATTACTTTGACTGTTATCCCTGAGGAGGCAAATCCCAGTGTGTAA
- the LOC124912130 gene encoding BTB/POZ domain-containing protein At3g05675-like, with product MTITAGSANGASIPKKRQRIGSTSTRHSSSHDPSREDAVPIEPFLKPKTFCRSTSHSSGGFGGFNDSSTADVFLQLHLDESVVLYSDESEPVPVPAPFDSTEQVEDIQVYLHSDVIIHRSKYFAALLSDLWQTEPEAGETDRKMYRFGLVVPNATGSIEDHLTVLELLYTNDFTSVIDSVSVALSILPVALKLLFEDCVKSCVRFLEAVSWSDEEEKRVLSFLPLLREEESRELLGRVLPLRNDSCEEMLHGLIVTAINNHPNMASAKAFVAMLLRESSKEATSKVLNRAFETSFKMVKESLDEYSSPDFRGYHNDTEAIQRLNLHSAMTNGKHLLWLVERMIELRVAENAVKRWISQPLFTIDLLRAFRDDAWKNIVPGLPSVMLRCTSRLAIAVASGSVLVDKKGRMQLVKDWLPVLALCKDSSSPFFSSNKSLYVEVEETFLRIISTLPMSDAQELLQRCLSFSTRNVEDCPHLITAFTTWFRRASHPPQAEAENPSSSSA from the exons ATGACAATCACAGCAGGTTCTGCCAATGGCGCCTCAATTCCAAAGAAGAGACAGCGGATTGGGAGTACCAGCACCCGTCATTCATCTTCCCACGATCCATCTCGTGAAGACGCGGTCCCGATCGAACCATTTCTTAAGCCAAAGACCTTTTGCCGCTCCACCTCTCACTCTTCCGGCGGATTTGGCGGATTTAACGATTCATCCACCGCCGATGTCTTCCTGCAACTCCACCTTGATGAATCTGTTGTTCTCTATTCGGATGAGTCTGAACCTGTTCCTGTTCCTGCTCCGTTTGATTCCACAGAGCAGGTTGAAGATATTCAAGTCTATCTCCATTCCGATGTCATCATCCATAGATCTAAGTACTTCGCTGCTCTATTATCTGATCTCTGGCAGACGGAACCTGAAGCAGGCGAAACAGATCGGAAGATGTATCGGTTCGGTTTGGTGGTTCCGAACGCTACTGGATCTATAGAAGATCACTTGACTGTTCTTGAGCTTCTCTATACTAACGATTTCACAAGCGTGATCGATAGCGTCTCGGTAGCGCTCTCTATTCTTCCTGTTGCTCTCAAGTTGTTGTTTGAGGATTGCGTTAAGTCTTGCGTCCGGTTCTTGGAGGCCGTGTCTTGGAGCGATGAGGAGGAGAAGAGAGTTCTAAGTTTTCTCCCCTTACTCAGAGAAGAAGAATCTCGTGAGCTGTTAGGTAGGGTTTTGCCTTTGCGTAATGATTCTTGTGAAGAAATGCTTCATGGATTAATAGTTACGGCAATCAATAACCATCCTAACATGGCTTCTGCAAAGGCGTTTGTTGCGATGCTTCTTCGCGAATCGTCGAAGGAAGCAACGAGTAAAGTGTTGAATAGGGCGTTTGAGACTAGCTTCAAGATGGTGAAGGAGTCGTTGGATGAGTATTCGAGTCCGGATTTTAGAGGGTACCATAACGATACAGAGGCTATTCAAAGGTTGAATCTGCATTCGGCAATGACTAATGGGAAACATCTATTGTGGTTGGTGGAGAGGATGATTGAACTGAGAGTTGCAGAGAATGCAGTGAAAAGATGGATTAGCCAACCTTTATTCACAATAGATTTACTGAGGGCATTTCGTGATGATGCTTGGAAGAACATTGTGCCTGGCCTTCCGTCTGTAATGCTTCGATGTACTAGCAGGCTTGCCATTGCTGTTGCTAGTGGAAGCGTTTTGGTTGATAAAAAG GGTAGGATGCAGCTTGTGAAAGATTGGCTTCCAGTATTGGCTCTTTGCAAAGATAGCTCATCTCCTTTTTTTTCGAGTAACAAGTCATTGTATGTAGAGGTTGAAGAGACATTTCTTAGAATCATCTCTACACTGCCAATGTCAGATGCCCAGGAATTGTTACAGAGATGTCTTAGTTTCTCAACTCGAAATGTTGAAGATTGTCCTCATTTGATCACGGCCTTCACTACCTGGTTTCGTCGAGCTTCTCATCCTCCACAGGCAGAAGCAGAAaacccatcatcatcatcagcatGA
- the LOC124913182 gene encoding protein ANTAGONIST OF LIKE HETEROCHROMATIN PROTEIN 1-like translates to MKDPSTRGMELVQVIMSDNEKCLNMIRMETHCLRLLIEQLVQVYGLHILRSSIRVEEQVVMTLQYLAHGHNMSCVGITFGHSKQTVSRYVSMNCIGAIDGTHVEVYPKVENSYCWRGRSGHTTTNVITICNHDLMFTYFVSGAEGSMHDSTVLDIARHTPQYLFPHPLPGKYYLVDFGYSNQIGYLAPYPRTNYHPHHFGGVLPSTRKEMFNMQHSSLRSTIERTFGIWKNKWRIISNGKSLREFNLKKQLQIIQATAGLHNFVRKNNIEVIVDDNPNDDTEVLVDDDILLSPNVLSRNEMDQFRDKLSKKVYDCIRHE, encoded by the exons ATGAAGGATCCTTCTACTCGAGGTATGGAACTTGTACAAGTGATAATGTCTGACAATGAGAAATGTCTAAACATGATTAGAATGGAGACTCATTGTCTTAGACTACTTATAGAACAACTTGTACAAGTGTATGGGTTGCATATCTTACGATCTTCAATTCGAGTTGAGGAACAAGTGGTGATGACCTTACAATATTTAGCACATGGTCATAATATGTCTTGTGTGGGAATAACATTTGGTCACTCTAAACAAACAGTATCTCGATACGTTTCAATG AATTGCATTGGTGCTATAGATGGTACTCACGTGGAAGTGTATCCTAAAGTAGAAAATTCGTATTGTTGGCGTGGACGATCGGGGCACACAACCACTAACGTAATAACAATATGTAACCATGATCTCATGTTCACTTATTTTGTGTCTGGTGCAGAAGGATCAATGCACGACTCAACGGTGCTTGATATAGCACGACATACTCCTCAATATCTTTTTCCACATCCACTCCCGG GAAAATATTATCTAGTTGATTTTGGATATTCAAATCAAATAGGGTATTTAGCCCCATATCCTCGAACAAATTACCATCCTCATCATTTCGGAGGAGTACTTCCTTCTACGAGAAAAGAGATGTTCAATATGCAACACTCTTCGCTAAGATCAACCATAGAGAGGACATTCGGAATTTGGAAAAATAAGTGGCGAATTATCTCAAACGGAAAATCATTACGTGAATTTAATCTTAAGAAACAACTTCAAATAATTCAAGCAACTGCAGGTTTACATAATTTTGTTCGGAAGAATAATATAGAAGTCATAGTGGATGATAACCCCAACGATGACACTGAAGTACTAGTAGACGATGATATTTTATTGTCGCCTAATGTTTTATCTCGTAATGAAATGGATCAATTTCGAGATAAGCTTTCTAAAAAAGTGTATGATTGTATTAGACatgaataa